Proteins encoded in a region of the Salminus brasiliensis chromosome 2, fSalBra1.hap2, whole genome shotgun sequence genome:
- the gdi2 gene encoding rab GDP dissociation inhibitor beta, which produces MNEEYDVIVLGTGLTECILSGIMSVKGKKVLHMDRNSYYGGDSASITPLEDLYKRFSLPGNPPESMGKGRDWNVDLIPKFLMANGQLVRMLLITQVTRYLDFKVIEGSFVYKKGGIYKVPSTETEALASSLMGLFEKRRFRKFLVFVANFDENDPKTMEGVDPNKTTMREVYKKFDLGQDVVDFTGHAIALYRTDDYLDQPCIDTINRIKLYSESLARYGKSPYLYPLYGLGELPQGFARLSAIYGGTYMLNKPIEDIIIENGKVVGVKSEGEIARCKQLICDPSYVMDRAKVVGKVIRVICILSHPIKSTSDANSCQIIIPQNQVNRKHDIYVCMISYAHNVAAQGKYIAIVSTTVETNDPEKEIKPALDLLEPIEQKFVSISDLYAPTDLGAESQVFISRSYDATTHFETTCDDIKDIYKRMTGTDFDFAEMERKKNDIFGDGADQ; this is translated from the exons atgaatgaagaaTACGACGTTATCGTGCTGGGGACCGGACTTACG GAATGCATCCTGTCAGGGATCATGTCCGTGAAGGGGAAGAAGGTCCTGCATATGGACAGGAACTCCTATTATGGAGGAGACAGTGCCTCCATCACCCCCCTGGAGGAC CTGTACAAGCGTTTCAGCCTACCTGGCAACCCACCTGAGTCAATGGGGAAAGGCCGTGACTGGAACGTGGACCTCATCCCTAAATTCCTTATGGCCAACG GTCAGCTGGTGCGTATGCTGCTGATCACACAGGTGACACGTTATCTGGACTTCAAAGTGATCGAGGGCAGCTTTGTCTACAAGAAGGGCGGTATCTACAAGGTGCCCTCCACTGAGACTGAGGCTCTGGCTTCTA GCCTCATGGGTTTGTTTGAGAAGAGACGGTTCCGGAAGTTTCTGGTTTTTGTTGCCAACTTTGATGAGAACGACCCAAAGACCATGGAGGGTGTCGACCCTAACAAGACCACCATGCGTGAGGTTTACAAGAAATTCGACTTGGGCCAAGATGTCGTTGACTTCACGGGCCACGCCATTGCCCTCTACCGCACAGACGA CTATCTGGATCAGCCCTGTATAGACACGATAAACAGGATTAAGTTGTACAGTGAGTCCTTGGCCAGATATGGGAAGAGCCCATACCTGTACCCCCTATATGGTCTTGGAGAACTCCCCCAGGGTTTTGCCAG ATTAAGTGCCATCTATGGAGGAACTTACATGCTGAACAAGCCAATTGAAGATATCATCATTGAGAATGGCAAAGTAGTGGGCGTGAAATCCGAGGGAGAG ATTGCCCGCTGTAAGCAACTGATTTGTGACCCCAGCTATGTCATGGATCGTGCCAAGGTGGTAGGCAAGGTGATCAGAGTCATCTGCATCTTGAGCCACCCCATCAAGAGCACCTCGGATGCCAACTCCTGCCAGATCATCATCCCCCAGAACCAGGTCAACAGGAAGCACG aTATCTATGTGTGTATGATCTCATATGCACACAACGTGGCAGCCCAGGGTAAATACATTGCCATCGTCAGCACCACTGTGGAAACTAACGACCCTGAGAAGGAGATCAAGCCTGCTCTGGACCTGCTGGAACCTATCGAGCAAAA GTTTGTGAGCATCAGTGATCTGTATGCTCCAACTGATCTCGGAGCGGAGAGCCAG GTCTTCATCTCCCGCTCCTATGACGCCACAACCCACTTCGAGACAACTTGTGACGACATCAAAGACATCTACAAGCGCATGACCGGCACAGACTTTGACTTTGCCGAGATGGAACGCAAGAAGAACGACATCTTCGGCGATGGGGCCGACCAGTAA
- the ankrd16 gene encoding ankyrin repeat domain-containing protein 16, with the protein MDEENTFKPLIRLTQDGDLSMLRQQIEEKLLIKQSIQAHFGKSGDTLLHYAARHGHADILRYLVEDVGMDIELYNSDYKRALHEAASMSHERCVRYLIDRGAKIDCLKKADWTPLMMACTRRNLEVIKVLLDHSADPTIHNKDGWNSFHIACREGDAAVIEHLLLVRPEVWRTESKTRRTPLHTAAMHGCLEVCETLLERCAYKPDEKDSCGVTPFMDAVRNGHLAVAKLLLEKHQASPTAVDILGTQPVHQASVTAQEEALRFLVQGLNVDVNARATKLELTALHYAAKEGHTSFIKTLLQLGADLHARDKKGRSALHMACIGQHAGTAQTLLQLGLVDTEDSTGTRARQHAKKQDVTRVFETPDELEP; encoded by the exons ATGGACgaggaaaacacattcaagCCCCTAATCAGGTTAACGCAGGACGGAGATCTGAGTATGCTCAGACAGCAGATAGAGGAAAAGCTCCTAATTAAGCAGTCGATACAGGCACATTTTGGGAAATCGGGAGATACTCTATTGCACTATGCAGCCAGGCACGGGCACGCCGACATCCTGAGGTATTTGGTGGAGGATGTGGGGATGGACATCGAGCTGTACAACAGTGATTACAAGAGAGCGCTACACGAGGCTGCCTCCATGAGCCATGAGCGGTGTGTTCGGTACCTCATTGACAGAGGAGCTAAAATCGACTGCTTAAAGAAGGCGGACTG GACTCCGCTGATGATGGCTTGTACCCGACGGAACCTCGAGGTTATTAAAGTGCTTCTGGATCACAGCGCTGACCCCACCATCCACAACAAGGACGGCTGGAACTCTTTTCACATTGCATGCCGAGAAGGCGATGCAGCTGTGATCGAGCATCTCCTGCTGGTCAGGCCTGAGGTGTGGAGGACAGAGAGCAAGACCCGCCGGACACCACTGCATACTGCCG CTATGCATGGATGTCTGGAAGTCTGTGAGACCCTTCTTGAGAG aTGTGCTTATAAACCTGACGAGAAGGACAGCTGTGGAGTCACTCCATTCATGGATGCTGTCAGAAATGGACACCTTGCGGTAGCCAAGCTGCTCCTGGAGAAACACCAA GCCTCCCCGACTGCTGTAGATATTCTGGGAACACAGCCCGTACACCAAGCGTCAGTGACTGCTCAAGAAGAAGCTCTACGTTTCCTCGTCCAGGGTCTCAATGTTGACGTGAATGCAAGAGCCACAAAGTTGGAGCTTACAGCTTTGCATTATGCTGCTAAG GAGGGTCACACAAGCTTCATAAAAACCCTGCTACAGTTGGGTGCTGATCTCCATGCAAGAGATAAGAAAGGAAGATCAG CTTTACACATGGCGTGTATCGGCCAGCACGCCGGCACAGCCCAGACCCTGCTGCAGCTGGGACTCGTGGATACAGAGGACAGCACTGGCACTAGGGCCAGACAGCATGCCAAGAAACAAGATGTAACCAGAGTGTTCGAGACCCCTGACGAGTTGGAGCCTTAG